A genomic segment from Saimiri boliviensis isolate mSaiBol1 chromosome 14, mSaiBol1.pri, whole genome shotgun sequence encodes:
- the SIX5 gene encoding homeobox protein SIX5: MATLPAEPSVGPAAGGEAVAATATEEEEEEARQLLQTLQAAEGEAAAAAGAGAGEAAAGAEGPGSPGVPGLPPEAAAEPPTGLRFSPEQVACVCEALLQAGHAGRLSRFLGALPPAERLRGSDPVLRARALVAFQRGEYAELYRLLESRPFPAAHHAFLQDLYLRARYHEAERARGRALGAVDKYRLRKKFPLPKTIWDGEETVYCFKERSRAALKACYRGNRYPTPDEKRRLATLTGLSLTQVSNWFKNRRQRDRTGASGGAPCKSESDGNPTTEDESSRSPEDLERGAAPVSAEAAAQSSIFLSGASPPAPCPASSILVNGSFLAASSSPAVLLNGGPVIINGLALGEASSLGPLLLAGGGGAPPPQPSPQGASEAKTSLVLDPQTGEVRLEEAQPEAPETKGAQVAASGPAPGEEVPGPLPQVVPGPPPAATFPLPPGPVPAVAAPQVVPLSPPPGYPTGLSPTSPLLNLPQVVPTSQVVTLPQAVGPLQLLAAGPGSPVKVAAAAGPANVHLINSGVGVTALQLPSATAPGNFLLANPVSGSPIVTGVAVQQGKIILTATFPTSMLVSQVLPPGPGLALPLKPETAISVPEGGLPVAPSPALSEAHALGTLSTQQPPPAATTSGASLPFSPDSPGLLPSFPAAPPEGLMLSPAAVPVWPAALELSAGTEGLLETEKGLGTQAPHTVLRLPEPDPEGLLLGATAGGEVDEGLEAEARVLTQLQSVPVEEPLEL; this comes from the exons ATGGCTACCTTGCCTGCGGAGCCGAGCGTGGGGCCGGCGGCCGGGGGGGAGGCGGTGGCGGCCACGGCTAccgaagaggaggaggaggaagcgcGCCAGCTCCTGCAGACTTTGCAGGCGGCCGAGGGTGAGGCGGCGGCAGCGGCTGGGGCCGGGGCGGGTGAAGCGGCGGCGGGAGCGGAGGGCCCGGGATCCCCGGGCGTCCCCGGGTTGCCCCCCGAGGCCGCTGCCGAACCGCCCACGGGCCTCCGCTTCTCACCGGAGCAGGTGGCGTGCGTCTGCGAGGCGCTGCTCCAGGCGGGCCACGCCGGCCGCTTGAGCCGCTTCCTGGGCGCACTGCCCCCGGCCGAGCGCCTACGTGGCAGCGACCCGGTGCTGCGCGCACGGGCCCTGGTGGCCTTCCAGCGGGGCGAGTACGCCGAGCTCTACCGGCTACTCGAGAGCCGCCCCTTCCCCGCCGCCCACCACGCCTTCCTGCAGGACCTCTACCTGCGCGCGCGCTACCACGAGGCCGAGCGGGCCCGCGGCCGCGCTCTGGGCGCAGTGGACAAGTATCGACTGCGCAAGAAGTTCCCACTGCCCAAGACCATCTGGGACGGCGAGGAGACAGTCTACTGCTTCAAGGAGCGCTCCCGTGCCGCGCTCAAGGCCTGCTACCGCGGCAACCGCTACCCGACGCCGGACGAGAAGCGCCGCCTGGCCACGCTCACCGGCCTCTCGCTCACGCAGGTCAGCAACTGGTTCAAGAACCGGCGACAGCGCGATCGGACCGGGGCCAGCGGCGGCGCGCCCTGCAAAAG TGAGTCTGATGGGAATCCCACGACTGAGGATGAGTCCAGCCGAAGTCCTGAGGACCTGGAGAGAGGGGCGGCCCCAGTGTCTGCCGAGGCCGCAGCCCAGAGCTCCATATTTCTGTCGGGGGCCAGCCCTCCTGCGCCGTGCCCTGCCTCCTCCATCCTGGTGAATGGGAGCTTCCTGGCTGCCAGCAGCTCCCCAGCAGTACTCCTCAACGGGGGTCCTGTCATCATCAATGGCCTGGCCCTGGGCgaggcctccagcctgggcccgcTGCTGCTCGCCGGGGGCGGGGGTGCCCCTCCACCGCAGCCCAGCCCTCAGGGGGCCAGCGAGGCCAAGACCTCCCTGGTCCTGGACCCTCAGACAGGGGAGGTGCGGCTGGAGGAGGCTCAGCCAGAGGCCCCTGAGACCAAAGGGGCCCAGGTGGCTGCTTCGGGACCAGCCCCTGGAGAGGAGGTCCCGGGGCCCCTGCCCCAAGTGGTGCCTGGTCCCCCGCCAGCTGCCACCTTTCCTCTGCCCCCGGGGCCAGTGCCTGCTGTGGCTGCCCCACAAGTGGTGCcgctctccccacccccagggtACCCTACGGGCCTGAGCCCCACTTCCCCACTGTTGAACCTGCCCCAGGTGGTGCCCACCTCGCAGGTGGTGACCCTGCCCCAAGCTGTGGGGCCACTGCAGCTGTTGGCAGCCGGGCCAGGCAGCCCTGTGAAGGTGGCAGCCGCAGCAGGCCCTGCCAACGTGCACCTGATCAACTCCGGGGTGGGCGTGACTGCCCTGCAGCTGCCTTCGGCCACTGCCCCAG GAAACTTCCTCCTGGCCAATCCTGTGTCTGGGAGCCCCATCGTGACGGGTGTGGCCGTGCAGCAGGGCAAGATCATCCTTACCGCCACCTTCCCCACCAGCATGCTCGTCTCCCAGGTCCTGCCGCCAGGCCCcggcctggccctgcccctgaAGCCAGAGACGGCCATCTCCGTCCCTGAGGGAGGCCTCCCGGTGGCCCCCAGCCCTGCTCTCTCAGAGGCCCATGCCCTAGGCACCCTCTCCACGCAGCAGCCACCTCCTGCCGCCACCACCTCTGGCGCCAGCCTGCCCTTCTCCCCTGACTCCCCCGGCCTCCTGCCCAGCTTCCCAGCAGCCCCACCGGAGGGGCTGATGCTGTCACCTGCGGCTGTGCCGGTCTGGCCAGCAGCGCTGGAATTAAGTGCAGGAACAGAGGGGCTACTGGAAACAGAAAAGGGGCTGGGGACGCAGGCCCCCCACACCGTGCTGAGGCTGCCAGAACCTGACCCTGAGGGGCTGCTCCTGGGGGCCACCGCAGGGGGCGAGGTTGATGAGGGGCTGGAAGCTGAGGCCAGGGTTCTGACACAGCTCCAGTCAGTGCCTGTGGAGGAGCCCTTGGAACTGTGA